Proteins encoded together in one Anoxybacillus flavithermus window:
- the hisJ gene encoding histidinol-phosphatase HisJ, whose amino-acid sequence MRDGHIHTPFCPHGSKDALHEYIEKAISLGYTDISFTEHAPLPKGFIDPTPYQDSAMKEEQLASYVSILQSLKKQYERHIRIRIGLEVDFILGYEQKTKEFLNEIGPQLDDSILSVHFLHVDDQYMCIDYSEDMFGDIVTSFGCIERVYDAYYRTVLASVVADLGVHKPKRIGHITLVRKFHRAYPCEYDATNIIAHILDEMKNRQLELDYNGAGAVKPLCLEPYPPHWVVKEAVKRGIPLVYGSDAHSVAGLHQGIEHMLI is encoded by the coding sequence GTGCGCGATGGACATATTCATACACCTTTCTGTCCCCACGGAAGCAAAGATGCGCTACATGAATATATTGAAAAGGCTATTTCGCTCGGCTATACAGACATTTCATTCACCGAGCACGCACCGCTTCCAAAAGGATTTATAGACCCAACCCCTTACCAAGATAGTGCAATGAAAGAAGAGCAACTAGCGTCGTACGTATCCATTTTACAATCATTAAAAAAACAGTACGAAAGACATATTCGTATTCGCATCGGATTAGAAGTTGATTTCATTCTCGGATATGAACAAAAAACGAAGGAGTTTTTAAATGAAATTGGTCCACAATTAGATGACAGCATTTTATCTGTTCATTTTTTACACGTTGACGATCAATACATGTGTATCGATTATAGTGAAGACATGTTTGGCGACATCGTTACATCGTTTGGTTGCATTGAACGAGTGTACGATGCATATTATCGTACTGTTTTAGCTTCTGTTGTAGCCGATTTAGGGGTGCACAAACCAAAACGCATCGGACATATAACACTCGTCCGCAAGTTTCATCGCGCATATCCGTGTGAATACGATGCAACAAACATCATCGCACACATTCTCGATGAAATGAAAAATCGTCAACTTGAGCTTGATTATAACGGCGCTGGCGCAGTAAAACCGCTTTGTTTAGAGCCATATCCACCTCATTGGGTAGTCAAGGAAGCCGTCAAACGCGGCATCCCTCTTGTGTATGGCTCAGATGCCCACTCGGTCGCTGGCCTTCACCAAGGAATTGAACATATGCTGATATAG
- a CDS encoding cysteine desulfurase family protein — MMYLDNSATTKPFPEVLQSFLKVASDYFGNPSSLHGLGMQAERLLTQAREQIARLLEVKPTEVIFTSGGTEGNNLAIKGAAWQHQQRGRHIITTAIEHPSVTEACRQLEQLGFQVTYVPVDERGIVSPTHIEQALRDDTILVSVMHVNNEVGSIQPIEEIGMLLKKYPKVLFHVDGVQGAAKVPLHLKQANVDLYTVSAHKFHGLKGAGILYVREGVRLSPLLSGGAQEMQLRSGTENVAAIVAMAKALRLSIETYSKASAQLEQMKRAIIEHLQTIEGIVVHTPVDHSAPHIIHFSLEGIKSEAFVHELEKQHIYVSTTSACSSRKKAPSKTLLAMGVEQARAERSIRISLSYEQRMEHVPIMIEAMKRAYERLKIVARGTK, encoded by the coding sequence ATGATGTACTTAGATAATAGCGCCACAACAAAACCGTTTCCAGAAGTGCTACAATCTTTTTTAAAAGTCGCGAGCGATTATTTTGGCAATCCGTCGTCGCTACACGGACTAGGTATGCAAGCAGAGCGATTGCTCACGCAAGCGAGAGAACAAATCGCACGTTTGCTCGAGGTGAAGCCGACCGAAGTGATTTTTACATCAGGTGGGACGGAAGGAAACAATTTAGCCATTAAAGGTGCGGCTTGGCAACATCAGCAGCGCGGCCGCCACATCATTACAACAGCGATTGAACACCCATCTGTCACCGAGGCGTGCAGACAGCTAGAACAACTCGGTTTTCAAGTTACATATGTACCTGTTGATGAACGTGGTATCGTTTCTCCAACACATATTGAACAAGCGTTGCGCGATGATACAATTCTCGTTTCCGTTATGCATGTAAATAACGAAGTCGGCTCTATCCAACCAATTGAAGAAATTGGCATGTTGTTAAAAAAATATCCGAAAGTGCTATTTCATGTTGATGGAGTGCAAGGTGCGGCGAAAGTACCACTTCATTTGAAACAGGCAAACGTTGATTTATATACGGTATCGGCGCATAAATTTCACGGTCTAAAAGGAGCAGGTATTTTGTACGTTCGAGAGGGCGTACGTCTTTCACCTCTTTTATCAGGTGGGGCGCAGGAGATGCAACTGCGATCGGGAACAGAAAATGTCGCTGCCATTGTTGCGATGGCAAAAGCATTGCGATTGTCCATTGAAACATATAGCAAAGCGTCTGCACAACTCGAGCAGATGAAGCGAGCCATCATCGAACATTTACAGACGATAGAAGGCATTGTTGTTCATACGCCAGTCGATCACTCTGCTCCGCATATTATTCATTTTTCACTAGAAGGAATCAAATCAGAAGCGTTTGTTCATGAATTAGAAAAGCAGCACATATATGTATCGACAACATCGGCTTGTTCGTCGCGTAAAAAGGCGCCGAGCAAAACATTGTTAGCGATGGGAGTTGAACAAGCGCGAGCAGAACGCTCGATTCGTATTAGTCTGTCATACGAGCAACGAATGGAACATGTTCCGATCATGATCGAAGCAATGAAACGTGCATACGAACGATTAAAAATAGTAGCGAGGGGAACGAAATGA
- the brnQ gene encoding branched-chain amino acid transport system II carrier protein codes for MSKKDLIAVGFMLFALFFGAGNMIFPPALGQAAGENMWLAIAGFLITGVGLPVLAVIAIARTGNDLQQLASRAHPVFGIIFTIVMYLAIGPFFGIPRTGTASFEIGVTPFLPETVDRSVMLAVYTVVYFSISLWLALNPSKLVDRIGKLLTPLLLIGLTLFFVKSIWTPMGDIQPPTDAYTDAPFFKGFVDGYLTMDAIAALVFGIIVIQAIQQKGITNKKQLTKLCIQAGFVAASGLTLVYVSLAFIGASSVQAIGYRNNGGEIISQTATYLFGQAGTIILSIIIMLACLTTSVGLLSSCASYFSKISPKLSYRMLAIVMSCFSAFTANVGLTKLISLSVPVLIIIYPLAITLVALSFLHDYFRGKQTVYIGALAGTFLVSIVDGLKAAGFDVSSILHVYEKTLPLFEQGIGWLTPALIGGVIGLLLNKTNRVTRTERKVS; via the coding sequence ATGTCGAAAAAAGATTTAATAGCTGTCGGTTTTATGTTATTTGCTTTATTTTTTGGCGCTGGTAACATGATTTTCCCTCCAGCTCTCGGGCAAGCAGCAGGGGAAAACATGTGGCTTGCCATCGCAGGTTTTTTAATTACCGGTGTCGGATTGCCAGTTTTAGCAGTAATCGCGATTGCAAGAACAGGGAACGACTTGCAACAATTAGCTAGCCGAGCACATCCAGTATTTGGTATCATCTTTACAATCGTTATGTATTTAGCCATCGGTCCGTTTTTTGGTATTCCACGAACAGGTACGGCATCATTTGAAATTGGTGTGACACCATTTTTACCTGAAACTGTCGATCGATCCGTCATGTTAGCGGTGTATACTGTTGTTTATTTTAGCATATCCCTTTGGTTAGCGTTAAACCCTTCGAAATTAGTTGACCGAATTGGCAAGTTGTTAACACCTCTTTTACTCATCGGTCTTACTTTATTTTTTGTCAAAAGCATATGGACGCCTATGGGAGACATTCAACCGCCAACGGATGCATATACAGACGCCCCATTTTTTAAAGGGTTTGTTGACGGGTACTTAACGATGGATGCCATCGCAGCACTCGTTTTTGGTATCATCGTCATTCAAGCCATTCAACAAAAAGGAATTACAAATAAAAAACAATTAACGAAGCTTTGTATTCAGGCCGGGTTCGTGGCTGCTTCTGGATTAACGCTCGTGTATGTATCGCTCGCTTTTATTGGAGCATCGAGCGTACAAGCGATCGGTTATCGCAATAACGGCGGCGAAATCATTAGTCAAACAGCGACCTATTTATTCGGTCAAGCGGGTACAATCATTTTATCGATCATCATTATGCTTGCGTGCTTAACGACATCAGTTGGTTTATTATCTTCTTGCGCAAGTTATTTTTCGAAAATTTCGCCAAAGCTTTCCTATCGAATGCTCGCCATTGTTATGAGCTGCTTTAGCGCATTCACCGCAAATGTCGGTTTAACGAAACTCATTTCGTTATCCGTTCCTGTGCTTATTATTATTTATCCATTAGCCATTACCCTCGTCGCCCTATCGTTTCTCCATGACTATTTCAGGGGAAAACAAACCGTTTACATCGGGGCGCTCGCTGGTACGTTTCTCGTCAGCATCGTTGACGGACTGAAGGCAGCAGGATTTGATGTATCGTCCATCTTACATGTATACGAAAAAACATTGCCGCTCTTTGAACAAGGGATCGGCTGGCTTACACCAGCACTCATTGGCGGGGTCATCGGTTTATTACTAAACAAAACAAATCGTGTCACACGTACCGAAAGAAAAGTAAGTTAA
- the ezrA gene encoding septation ring formation regulator EzrA, which produces MEFVAISALLVIGGLTYTYVHRKRLYKQIDELEQWKISLMNRPVPEELSKIKSLNMMGETEQLFEKWRNEWDDIVAVQLPNIEEKLFDIEEAVVKYRFMKAKEALRQTEQQLREIEGNIQRILLELQELVGSEEKNREEIEQLKEKYRQVKKAMLTQRHAFGCTEVALEERLNALQNQFQTFEQLTTEGNYLAAREVVVVIQNELHELNRFIEQIPLLLSDAQIEIPAQLDNIVEGYRELLEKGYVLDHLPVEKEVEAIRGKVSEVLALLETLAVDEAEKLLREVQEDVDTLYDLLEKEVYAERFVHEETEKIEQTLYDLEEETKETRDETLFVQQSYHLSQSDLDKYRQIEKQVQQLMKRFMLIQTKMAEERLAYSLIREELEEILAQIATVKEKHAQFREHLYALRKDELAAREKLAEMKKQLSEAIRLVKKSKLPGLPESYMLQVSEARESLTRVSLTLDGKPLNMEAVHQALDEATVSVQNVYDQTKEMIEQAQLAERVIQYGNRYRRRFQVVKEGLDEAEQLFRRYEYELALQKAIAVVEQVEEGAFERIREWLKENE; this is translated from the coding sequence ATGGAATTTGTAGCGATTAGTGCGCTCCTCGTCATCGGAGGACTTACATATACATATGTGCATCGAAAACGTTTATATAAACAAATTGACGAATTAGAACAATGGAAAATTTCCTTGATGAATCGACCTGTGCCAGAGGAACTGTCTAAAATTAAGTCGTTAAATATGATGGGGGAAACAGAGCAGCTGTTTGAAAAATGGCGAAATGAGTGGGACGATATTGTTGCTGTTCAGCTTCCGAATATAGAGGAAAAGTTGTTCGACATTGAGGAAGCGGTTGTCAAATACCGATTTATGAAAGCAAAAGAGGCGTTACGTCAAACGGAGCAACAACTACGAGAAATTGAAGGGAACATTCAACGTATTTTATTAGAGTTGCAAGAATTAGTCGGAAGCGAAGAGAAAAATCGAGAAGAAATTGAGCAACTGAAGGAAAAGTATCGTCAAGTAAAAAAAGCGATGCTTACTCAACGTCATGCATTTGGTTGCACAGAAGTTGCGCTTGAGGAGCGATTAAATGCTCTTCAAAACCAATTCCAGACATTTGAACAGTTAACAACGGAAGGGAATTATTTGGCTGCTCGCGAAGTCGTAGTGGTTATTCAAAACGAGCTACATGAATTGAACCGTTTTATTGAACAAATTCCGCTTTTATTAAGCGACGCACAAATTGAAATCCCTGCGCAACTCGACAACATTGTCGAGGGATATCGTGAACTGTTAGAAAAAGGGTATGTGCTTGACCATCTTCCGGTGGAAAAAGAAGTGGAAGCGATCCGTGGAAAAGTATCGGAAGTGCTTGCGTTGTTAGAAACACTTGCTGTAGATGAAGCAGAAAAACTGCTTCGTGAGGTGCAAGAAGATGTGGACACGCTGTACGATTTGTTAGAGAAAGAAGTATATGCAGAACGTTTTGTCCATGAAGAAACGGAGAAAATTGAACAAACGCTTTACGATTTGGAAGAAGAAACGAAAGAAACGCGTGATGAAACATTATTTGTGCAACAAAGCTATCATTTATCGCAAAGCGACTTAGATAAATATCGACAAATCGAGAAGCAAGTACAACAACTAATGAAACGTTTTATGCTCATCCAAACGAAGATGGCCGAGGAGCGTTTAGCTTACTCGCTTATTCGTGAAGAGCTTGAAGAAATTTTAGCGCAAATTGCTACAGTAAAAGAGAAGCATGCCCAGTTTCGCGAGCATTTATATGCGTTACGCAAAGACGAATTAGCAGCGCGCGAAAAGTTAGCAGAAATGAAAAAACAATTGTCTGAAGCGATTCGACTCGTGAAAAAAAGCAAACTTCCTGGGTTGCCAGAATCTTATATGTTGCAAGTAAGCGAGGCGCGTGAAAGTTTAACGCGCGTATCGCTTACGCTAGATGGGAAACCGTTAAATATGGAAGCTGTTCATCAAGCGTTGGATGAGGCAACTGTTTCCGTGCAAAACGTATATGATCAAACAAAAGAAATGATTGAACAAGCTCAATTAGCAGAAAGAGTTATACAGTATGGCAATCGCTACCGTCGACGTTTTCAGGTGGTAAAAGAAGGATTAGACGAAGCGGAACAACTGTTTCGAAGATACGAATACGAACTGGCATTACAAAAAGCAATCGCTGTGGTCGAACAAGTCGAAGAAGGGGCATTTGAACGTATTCGAGAGTGGCTAAAAGAAAACGAGTGA
- a CDS encoding GAF domain-containing protein: protein MFHTQTYTGTREENYTLVIEQLKALISDEKNVVANLANASALLNYFLHDINWVGFYIAEGNELVLGPFQGLPACVRIPFGKGVCGTAAAEKRTVRVADVHTFPGHIACDAASQSEIVVPMIKDGHVIGVLDIDSPIKNRFDEIDEQYLQRFVETLVRYLDI, encoded by the coding sequence ATGTTTCATACGCAAACATACACAGGGACAAGAGAGGAAAATTATACACTTGTCATCGAACAACTGAAAGCGTTAATTTCAGATGAAAAAAATGTTGTAGCGAACTTAGCGAACGCTTCCGCTTTATTGAATTATTTTTTGCACGATATTAATTGGGTCGGTTTTTATATAGCCGAAGGAAACGAACTCGTTCTCGGGCCGTTTCAAGGGTTACCGGCTTGCGTGCGCATTCCGTTCGGCAAAGGGGTATGTGGAACGGCCGCTGCTGAAAAGCGCACAGTACGTGTTGCCGATGTTCACACGTTCCCAGGTCATATCGCCTGCGACGCAGCGTCCCAATCTGAAATTGTCGTTCCCATGATCAAAGACGGTCACGTTATCGGTGTGCTCGATATTGACAGCCCGATCAAAAATCGCTTTGATGAAATAGATGAACAATATTTACAACGTTTTGTTGAAACGCTCGTTCGCTACCTTGACATATAA
- the rpsD gene encoding 30S ribosomal protein S4, producing MARYTGPTWKISRRLGISLSGTGKELQKRPYPPGQHGPGQRKKLSEYGMQLQEKQKLRHMYGVNERQFRKTFEEAGKMAGKHGENFMILLESRLDNLVYRLGFARTRRQARQLVNHGHILVDGNRVDIPSYRVKPGQTISVREKSRNLQIIKEALEVNNFVPDYLTLDADKLEGTYTRLPERSELPAEINEALIVEFYSR from the coding sequence ATGGCTCGTTATACAGGTCCAACATGGAAAATTTCTCGCCGCCTTGGCATTTCATTAAGCGGCACTGGTAAAGAATTGCAAAAACGTCCTTACCCACCAGGTCAACATGGTCCAGGACAACGTAAAAAATTATCTGAATATGGCATGCAACTTCAAGAGAAGCAAAAGCTTCGCCATATGTACGGTGTCAATGAACGTCAATTCCGTAAAACGTTCGAAGAAGCAGGAAAAATGGCTGGTAAGCACGGTGAAAACTTCATGATTTTACTTGAGTCCCGTTTAGACAACCTTGTTTACCGTTTAGGTTTTGCGCGCACTCGCCGTCAAGCTCGCCAATTAGTAAACCATGGTCACATTTTAGTTGACGGCAACCGTGTGGATATCCCATCTTATCGCGTGAAACCAGGTCAAACAATTTCTGTTCGCGAAAAGTCTCGCAACCTTCAAATTATTAAAGAAGCGCTTGAAGTGAACAACTTCGTACCTGACTATTTGACACTTGACGCAGACAAATTAGAAGGTACTTACACTCGCTTACCAGAGCGTTCTGAATTACCTGCTGAAATTAACGAAGCATTAATCGTTGAGTTCTACTCTCGTTAA